A single Larimichthys crocea isolate SSNF chromosome VIII, L_crocea_2.0, whole genome shotgun sequence DNA region contains:
- the irf8 gene encoding interferon regulatory factor 8 produces the protein MSNTGGRRLKQWLMEQIQSGQYSGLQWEDESRTLFRIPWKHAGKQDYNQEVDASIFKAWAVFKGKFKEGDKAEPATWKTRLRCALNKSPDFEEVTERSQLDISEPYKVYRIVPEEEQKNGKSSVMPMAVTTSSGDITDMDCSPAELEELIKEEEGCSIQASPEYWSQGSMNAFPLHQDPLPSGSLSSAFSQMMISFYYGGKLMHTTLVNQSEGCRISPQQHLGRGALYSSESMQSVHFPPAELIEYDRQRHVTRKLLGHLERGVLVRANQEGIFIKRLCQSRVFWSGQAEVGSQYSPMPCKLERDAVIKIFDTGRFLQALQLYQEGQFPAPDPTVTLCFGEELHDLSNAKSKLIIVQISVVNCQQLLDAVNMRRSQPFCNNPNLEMSDTVASDQMARIYQDLCSYSGTQRPPCYRDNMPITA, from the exons atgtcaaacacgGGAGGTCGGAGACTGAAGCAGTGGCTGATGGAGCAGATCCAGAGCGGGCAGTACTCTGGACTGCAATGGGAGGATGAAAGCCGCACTTTGTTCCGAATTCCATGGAAACACGCAGGGAAACAGGATTACAACCAAGAAGTAGACGCATCAATTTTTAAG GCTTGGGCTGTGTTTAAAGGCAAGTTTAAGGAGGGGGACAAGGCTGAACCTGCAACATGGAAGACCAGACTCCGCTGTGCCCTGAATAAGAGCCCTGACTTTGAGGAGGTAACAGAAAGGTCACAGCTGGACATCTCTGAACCCTATAAAGTCTATCGCATTGTACccgaggaggagcagaaga ATGGCAAAAGCTCAGTGATGCCCATGGCAGTTACCACCAGCTCTGGTGATATCACTGACATGGACTGCAGCCCTGCAGAACTAGAGGAGCTCATTAAAGAG GAGGAAGGCTGTAGTATCCAGGCCAGTCCAGAGTATTGGTCCCAGGGCAGCATGAATG CTTTCCCACTGCATCAGGACCCTTTGCCATCAGGCTCTCTCAGCTCAG CTTTCTCCCAAATGATGATCAGTTTCTACTATGGAGGAAAGCTGATGCACACCACTTTGGTTAATCAATCTGAAGGCTGCCGAATCTCCCCACAACAGCATCTGGGCCGTGGTGCCCTGTACAGTTCAGAAAGCATGCAGAGTGTTCATTTCCCCCCTGCTGAGCTCATCGAGTACGACCGCCAACGCCATGTCACTCGCAAGCTCCTGGGCCACCTGGAGAGAGGTGTACTTGTCCGTGCCAACCAAGAGGGCATCTTCATTAAAAGGCTGTGCCAGAGCCGTGTCTTCTGGAGCGGGCAGGCAGAAGTGGGCTCACAATACAGCCCCATGCCTTGTAAGCTTGAGAGGGATGCTGTAATCAAGATTTTTGACACAGGAAGGTTTCTTCAAG CTCTTCAGCTGTACCAGGAGGGTCAGTTTCCTGCTCCTGATCCGACAGTGACTCTGTGTTTTGGAGAGGAGCTCCATGATCTCAGCAATGCCAAGAGCAAACTGATCATTGTGCAG ATCAGTGTGGTCAACTGCCAGCAACTGCTGGATGCTGTAAATATGCGGCGCTCCCAGCCCTTCTGCAACAACCCAAACCTGGAGATGTCTGATACTGTGGCCAGTGACCAGATGGCCCGCATCTATCAGGACTTGTGCAGCTACAGTGGCACCCAGAGGCCACCTTGCTACAGGGACAACATGCCCATCACTGCCTGA